One genomic region from uncultured Cohaesibacter sp. encodes:
- a CDS encoding NEW3 domain-containing protein, which produces MKSLAKSASFALLGAAMAMTPLLSSHALAEAFTQPANGPAIHGFWLTADHPDVAVSAGKKVSIPLSLLNALDNPVRTKLAVKGLPEGWTYSIKAGGTDVTSAMPLPNEIDNLTLKVDPAKDAEKKTYKFEVDAIANGDQFKLPLSVAIADIPLGDTTLVPELPALHGTVNTSFQYKMKLTNGSNHDTLFNLSADAPAGFMTTFKKGYGNEEITGIPVKAGATESVTMTIKLNHDVAEGDYPIEVAAVAGPDDPAAKAKVSLKVSGSPKLLLSGPNDRLSGQATAGSETTFPFVLVNNGTAAANKVTLSATSPSGWKVSFDPKEMAKLDEGKTQNVNVKIEPSNKAIAGDYMVHIRAKADGVSKEVDYRVTVETSTMWGIIGVGIIAIAVIVLLGAIFRYGRR; this is translated from the coding sequence ATGAAATCTCTGGCAAAAAGCGCAAGTTTCGCGCTGCTCGGGGCCGCTATGGCCATGACTCCGCTTCTCTCTTCCCATGCCCTGGCCGAAGCCTTCACCCAACCGGCCAATGGTCCGGCCATCCATGGTTTCTGGCTTACCGCCGATCACCCTGACGTGGCGGTATCTGCGGGCAAAAAGGTATCCATTCCGCTATCCCTTCTCAATGCACTAGACAACCCTGTGCGCACCAAACTGGCTGTTAAGGGCCTGCCGGAGGGGTGGACCTATTCCATTAAGGCGGGGGGGACGGATGTTACCTCTGCGATGCCTCTTCCCAATGAAATTGATAATCTGACGCTCAAGGTTGATCCGGCCAAGGATGCCGAGAAGAAGACCTACAAGTTCGAGGTGGATGCCATCGCCAATGGCGATCAGTTCAAGCTGCCTTTGAGCGTTGCCATTGCGGACATTCCGCTTGGGGATACAACACTTGTGCCCGAATTGCCCGCGCTGCATGGCACGGTCAATACCAGTTTCCAATATAAGATGAAGCTGACCAACGGCTCCAATCACGACACCCTGTTCAACCTGTCCGCCGATGCGCCTGCCGGTTTCATGACGACCTTCAAGAAAGGCTATGGCAACGAAGAAATTACCGGCATTCCGGTGAAAGCAGGTGCGACTGAATCGGTCACCATGACCATCAAGCTCAATCATGACGTGGCCGAAGGCGATTATCCGATCGAGGTAGCCGCCGTTGCCGGGCCGGATGATCCTGCAGCCAAGGCCAAGGTCAGCCTCAAGGTCAGCGGTTCTCCCAAACTGCTGCTAAGCGGTCCAAACGACCGGTTGAGCGGACAGGCCACCGCTGGCTCGGAAACGACCTTCCCGTTTGTGCTGGTCAATAACGGAACGGCAGCTGCCAACAAGGTTACTTTGAGCGCTACCTCGCCAAGCGGCTGGAAAGTGTCTTTTGATCCCAAGGAAATGGCCAAGCTGGATGAAGGCAAAACCCAGAATGTGAATGTCAAGATCGAGCCATCCAATAAGGCAATCGCCGGTGACTATATGGTTCACATCCGCGCCAAGGCTGACGGGGTGTCCAAAGAGGTCGATTATCGCGTGACCGTTGAAACCTCCACCATGTGGGGCATCATCGGGGTCGGTATCATCGCCATTGCCGTGATCGTTCTGCTTGGCGCTATCTTCCGGTATGGCCGCAGATGA
- a CDS encoding DUF2301 domain-containing membrane protein gives MADPHIKSEMDWLDYVSVILYRLGFVLAAPSIALLPWQTAYPAQQLTFVAAAMCASSLHIYMKPYRLTLQGATWVGLLCAMLGYPLIGLGGCFITLGGLCFKEYFCFKVPGLPAQPLLLAGLWFALALDAEPIAQILAGISALLFLIVSIAKWRMPLHFDIGDKSKYEV, from the coding sequence TTGGCAGATCCGCATATCAAATCTGAAATGGACTGGCTCGACTATGTTTCCGTCATTCTTTATCGGCTGGGCTTTGTTTTGGCCGCGCCATCCATCGCGCTTTTGCCCTGGCAGACAGCTTATCCGGCCCAGCAGTTGACCTTTGTGGCGGCCGCGATGTGTGCCAGCAGTCTGCATATTTATATGAAGCCCTATCGATTGACTTTGCAGGGAGCGACATGGGTTGGGTTGCTCTGCGCGATGCTGGGTTATCCGTTGATTGGTCTTGGGGGATGCTTCATCACGCTGGGAGGGCTTTGTTTCAAGGAATATTTCTGTTTCAAGGTTCCTGGGTTGCCAGCACAGCCCCTGCTGCTGGCCGGGCTATGGTTTGCTCTGGCGCTAGATGCCGAACCTATTGCGCAGATTCTGGCGGGGATTTCAGCTCTCCTGTTTCTTATCGTCAGCATTGCCAAATGGCGTATGCCGCTGCATTTCGATATTGGCGATAAAAGCAAATATGAGGTTTGA
- a CDS encoding ABC transporter ATP-binding protein, whose amino-acid sequence MGAIEITGIHKSFGKTEVLRDISLSIKSGEFVAVLGPSGCGKTTLLRTLAGFEKLDKGEIHVDGRCLSGRDIHLSPEERGIGVVFQNYALWPHMSVEQNVSYSLKVKGMSRTERTKRTKDVLELVGLDRLANRRPADLSGGQRQRVALARCLAMQAGVVLLDEPLANLDVHLRATLEEEFSRFHQRSGATMFYITHDQSEALALADRVAVMDKGRIAQFATPSKLYLEPSNEMVAGFIGEGKLMDVSNLTPSDDGIAHANLFGKPIRLRCASSASARSQARISFHPSDLSLSTAKEEGIPATVKRLTYRGDHLRAEVAPVPAPDVSLTLNVAPPFSIEQGQHVSIALNDGWVLPDPQFA is encoded by the coding sequence ATGGGCGCTATTGAAATCACCGGCATTCACAAATCATTCGGCAAAACCGAAGTCTTGCGCGACATATCACTCTCCATCAAATCAGGCGAATTCGTCGCAGTGCTCGGCCCATCCGGCTGCGGCAAGACAACCCTACTGCGTACGCTGGCCGGATTTGAAAAGCTGGACAAGGGAGAAATCCATGTGGACGGCCGTTGCCTTTCCGGACGCGACATCCATCTCTCGCCTGAGGAACGGGGCATCGGCGTGGTTTTCCAGAATTACGCCCTCTGGCCTCATATGAGCGTTGAGCAGAATGTGTCCTACAGCCTCAAGGTCAAGGGCATGTCCCGGACCGAGCGCACCAAACGAACGAAAGATGTGCTCGAACTGGTGGGGCTCGACCGCTTGGCCAATCGTCGACCGGCTGACCTGTCCGGCGGGCAGCGTCAGCGTGTGGCTCTGGCCCGCTGTCTGGCCATGCAGGCCGGAGTGGTGCTGCTTGATGAACCGCTCGCCAACCTTGATGTCCATTTGCGCGCCACGCTGGAGGAGGAATTCTCCCGTTTCCATCAGCGCTCGGGCGCGACCATGTTCTACATCACCCATGACCAGTCCGAAGCGTTGGCGCTGGCCGACCGCGTCGCCGTCATGGACAAGGGCCGCATCGCCCAGTTTGCCACCCCCAGCAAGCTCTATCTTGAGCCAAGCAACGAAATGGTTGCCGGTTTCATTGGCGAAGGCAAATTGATGGATGTTTCCAATCTCACCCCGAGCGATGACGGCATAGCCCATGCCAATCTGTTTGGCAAACCCATCCGGCTGCGCTGTGCCAGTTCGGCCAGCGCCCGCTCTCAGGCCCGCATTTCATTCCATCCGTCCGATCTCTCTCTTTCGACGGCCAAGGAAGAAGGCATTCCGGCCACCGTCAAGCGATTGACCTATCGCGGCGATCATCTGCGTGCCGAGGTCGCCCCCGTCCCGGCGCCCGATGTCTCGCTCACCCTGAATGTTGCACCTCCCTTCTCCATTGAGCAGGGACAACATGTGTCCATCGCCCTTAACGATGGATGGGTCTTACCCGACCCACAATTTGCTTAA
- a CDS encoding ABC transporter substrate-binding protein, producing MRTLTLAALALMAATAAHAETTITLYTSQAPEQAQETVDAFEKANPDIKVNWTRNGTSALMNVMRAEIEAGQVQADILLVADPINLGLLKAQDQLLAYPEAPVAAYDKAAYDKDMTYFGTKAITTGIAYNTNSAKPVKKWADLLTEENRGQIAVPSPLYSGAALNHLHTLINQPNIGWSFYEGLAGLDIAPEGGNGPATKAVASGMAKYAIIVDANALRAKAKGSPVDYIAPEDGVSFIGEPVAILKNTKHVAEAKKFVDFLLSKEGQELVSKQGNLPLLSDVASPEGFPALSSMKLLGYDVDAAVKANEEVRAKFADIFGM from the coding sequence ATGCGTACCCTTACTCTGGCTGCTCTGGCCCTTATGGCAGCAACCGCAGCGCACGCTGAAACCACCATCACGCTTTACACCAGCCAGGCTCCCGAGCAGGCTCAGGAAACCGTTGATGCCTTTGAAAAAGCCAACCCGGACATCAAGGTCAACTGGACCCGCAACGGCACCTCGGCCCTGATGAATGTGATGCGCGCCGAAATCGAAGCCGGTCAGGTTCAGGCTGACATTCTGCTGGTTGCAGACCCGATCAACCTTGGCCTGCTGAAGGCTCAGGATCAGCTGCTGGCCTATCCCGAAGCCCCTGTCGCTGCCTATGACAAGGCGGCTTACGACAAGGACATGACCTATTTTGGCACCAAGGCCATCACCACCGGTATCGCCTACAACACCAACAGCGCCAAGCCGGTCAAGAAATGGGCTGACCTGCTGACCGAAGAAAACCGTGGTCAGATCGCCGTGCCAAGCCCGCTTTACTCCGGCGCAGCTCTCAACCACCTGCATACCCTGATCAATCAGCCGAATATCGGTTGGAGCTTCTATGAAGGTCTTGCCGGTCTCGACATTGCTCCGGAAGGCGGCAACGGCCCGGCAACCAAAGCTGTTGCGTCCGGCATGGCCAAATATGCCATCATCGTTGATGCCAACGCCCTGCGCGCCAAGGCAAAAGGCTCTCCGGTAGACTATATCGCTCCGGAAGACGGCGTCTCCTTCATCGGCGAACCGGTTGCTATCCTCAAAAACACCAAGCATGTTGCCGAAGCCAAGAAATTCGTCGACTTCCTGCTTTCCAAGGAAGGTCAGGAACTGGTTTCCAAACAGGGCAACCTGCCTTTGCTGTCCGACGTTGCGAGCCCGGAAGGTTTCCCGGCTCTCTCTTCCATGAAACTGCTCGGCTATGATGTCGATGCAGCTGTGAAAGCGAACGAAGAAGTTCGTGCCAAATTCGCAGACATCTTCGGAATGTAA
- a CDS encoding iron ABC transporter permease yields the protein MSDLAVEQERPERAFRLSRLKLSGEMRLIICLALFVGLLSIAPLGRLVYAAFFTDGSLDLERITHILGGRRVLQATGNTIWISITSTLLASVIGTLAALLVGMTDMKARTAWVFGFVLPLMIPPQVTALAWVQSFSPASPLLAPLGLTLEPGMRHPLYSSGGIIFLLGLYNAPLVFLSVRASLRRVPANLLEAAQSAGAKPLPVVLDIILPLVRSGIFAGAALAFVSSIGNFGIQAMLGIPARVPTLITMIYRRLNSYGPSALNDMALLALLLAVLTIIGMTITGWLGRQGDQRVDGASITLRLSLGRWHWPVATLAWGYLAAVLVLPLSSLAGSALVRGYGQPLTLDTLTFENFNNALFRHEGIREAFATSFMLTGLTVFILIPGSIALGYFLVWRTGFLSKLLHLASELAYALPGIIIGVAMILFFLRPLPLVNVSIYGTIWVIFAAYLSNYLALALRPILGGFAQVDRSLNEAAQIAGAGILSRLRDIVLPVLAPSAAAAAILVFMTAINEIQTSVLLVSSRAQTIGPMIIFLEEAGSSTLAAAVGCLMVLLILSLMLVSLCFSKFLPKGVLPWRD from the coding sequence GTGTCAGACCTCGCAGTAGAACAGGAGCGCCCCGAGCGGGCGTTCCGCCTTTCGCGTCTCAAGCTCAGTGGCGAGATGCGTCTGATCATCTGTCTTGCCCTGTTTGTCGGTCTGCTCTCCATAGCGCCGCTGGGACGACTTGTTTATGCCGCCTTCTTTACCGACGGATCTCTGGATCTGGAGAGAATCACCCACATTCTGGGTGGCCGTCGTGTGTTGCAGGCAACCGGCAACACCATCTGGATTTCCATCACCTCCACGCTTCTGGCCTCTGTTATCGGCACGCTGGCAGCCCTGCTGGTCGGCATGACGGACATGAAGGCCCGCACCGCATGGGTGTTCGGCTTTGTCCTGCCGCTGATGATCCCGCCGCAGGTAACAGCCCTTGCATGGGTGCAATCTTTCTCTCCGGCCAGCCCGTTGCTCGCTCCCCTTGGCCTGACCCTCGAGCCGGGTATGCGCCATCCGCTCTATTCGTCCGGCGGCATCATCTTTCTGCTTGGGCTCTATAACGCGCCGCTGGTCTTTCTTTCTGTGCGCGCAAGCCTCAGACGCGTGCCAGCCAATCTGCTCGAGGCGGCCCAAAGCGCTGGCGCAAAGCCCCTGCCCGTGGTTCTGGACATTATCCTGCCACTCGTGCGCAGCGGCATCTTCGCCGGAGCCGCACTGGCCTTTGTCTCCTCCATTGGCAATTTCGGCATTCAGGCCATGCTGGGCATTCCGGCCCGCGTGCCGACCCTTATCACCATGATCTACCGCCGCCTGAACAGCTATGGCCCCTCTGCCCTCAATGACATGGCGCTGCTGGCCCTGTTGCTCGCCGTGCTCACCATCATCGGGATGACCATCACCGGGTGGCTGGGTCGACAGGGCGACCAGCGGGTTGATGGCGCCAGCATCACATTGCGCCTTTCCCTTGGCCGCTGGCATTGGCCCGTCGCCACTCTGGCATGGGGCTATCTGGCAGCCGTGTTGGTGCTGCCTCTCTCCTCTCTTGCCGGTTCGGCACTGGTGCGCGGCTATGGCCAGCCCCTCACGCTGGACACCCTGACCTTCGAGAATTTCAACAATGCACTGTTTCGCCATGAAGGCATTCGCGAGGCCTTTGCCACGAGCTTCATGCTCACCGGACTGACAGTGTTCATCCTCATCCCCGGTTCCATCGCCCTTGGTTATTTTCTCGTCTGGCGCACGGGGTTCTTGTCCAAACTTCTGCATCTGGCTTCCGAATTGGCCTATGCCCTGCCCGGCATCATCATCGGCGTGGCCATGATCCTGTTTTTCCTGCGCCCTTTGCCCCTCGTCAATGTCAGCATCTATGGCACCATTTGGGTCATCTTCGCCGCCTATCTGTCCAACTATCTCGCCCTGGCTCTGCGACCCATTTTGGGCGGCTTTGCGCAGGTGGATCGCTCGCTCAACGAAGCAGCCCAGATTGCGGGTGCGGGTATCCTTTCACGCCTTCGGGATATCGTCCTGCCGGTGCTTGCGCCTTCTGCAGCCGCCGCAGCAATCCTTGTCTTCATGACGGCGATCAATGAAATCCAGACCTCTGTGCTGCTGGTCTCTTCCCGCGCACAAACCATTGGGCCGATGATCATTTTCCTCGAAGAAGCTGGCTCCTCCACCCTGGCCGCCGCAGTGGGCTGCCTGATGGTGCTGCTCATCCTGTCCCTCATGCTGGTTTCACTGTGCTTTAGCAAATTCCTGCCCAAGGGGGTGCTGCCATGGCGCGACTGA
- a CDS encoding MBL fold metallo-hydrolase, translated as MARLIAISGLNRKSAALFLVEIGGRRILFDFGDGLEPGEHPDIASIGKVDALCLSHAHEDHIGSLLRLDEVGMPPVYATKRCFDDIPSGMAPADRREIPQKGQFDLLGISMTVGQSGHAPGGVWFHLPTDLGGFIYSGDVSAESDSMPMDPMPPAATLLIDASYGDRDSLLTEQKQQIIVEAKGGAVVCCPPAGRGADMVHALRQAGYEVKAEAIIAKEYQIAMGHAVPVVNAETASPEDVIVTTGSNGEEGLSADLLKREGFRFLFSSHVPKGSPAFPLIAEKRAQWLPWNVHPRLRDILIWADQCRADRVIPAFLDITTAPKLVSGLGPRLALKREMEI; from the coding sequence ATGGCGCGACTGATCGCTATCAGCGGCCTCAACCGCAAAAGTGCCGCCCTGTTTCTTGTCGAAATCGGCGGGCGTCGTATCCTGTTCGATTTTGGCGATGGCCTCGAACCGGGGGAGCATCCCGACATTGCCAGCATCGGCAAGGTGGATGCCCTTTGTCTCAGCCACGCCCATGAAGACCATATCGGTTCCCTTTTGCGCCTTGATGAAGTGGGAATGCCCCCGGTTTATGCCACCAAACGCTGCTTTGATGATATTCCCTCAGGCATGGCGCCCGCTGACCGCCGCGAAATTCCTCAAAAGGGTCAGTTCGATCTGCTGGGCATATCCATGACGGTTGGCCAAAGTGGCCACGCGCCAGGCGGCGTCTGGTTTCACCTGCCAACAGATCTGGGCGGCTTCATCTATTCAGGTGACGTCTCGGCCGAATCCGACAGCATGCCCATGGACCCGATGCCACCGGCAGCAACCCTGCTGATTGATGCCTCCTATGGGGATCGGGACAGTCTGCTCACAGAGCAAAAACAGCAAATAATCGTCGAGGCAAAAGGCGGAGCCGTGGTCTGTTGCCCTCCTGCCGGACGGGGCGCAGACATGGTCCATGCCCTCAGGCAAGCGGGCTATGAAGTCAAGGCCGAGGCCATCATCGCCAAAGAATACCAGATCGCCATGGGACATGCGGTACCGGTGGTGAATGCAGAGACAGCCAGCCCCGAGGATGTTATTGTCACAACCGGCTCGAATGGCGAGGAAGGCCTGTCGGCTGACCTGCTCAAGCGAGAGGGATTTCGCTTTCTCTTCTCCAGCCATGTCCCCAAAGGCAGCCCCGCCTTCCCGCTGATCGCGGAGAAGCGGGCGCAATGGTTGCCATGGAATGTTCATCCGCGCCTCAGGGATATACTCATCTGGGCCGACCAATGCCGGGCAGACCGGGTCATACCGGCCTTTCTTGATATTACGACCGCTCCGAAGCTGGTATCCGGCCTCGGTCCCCGCCTTGCCCTCAAGCGGGAAATGGAGATTTGA
- a CDS encoding dual specificity protein phosphatase: MKHKTSRHGLPTDVDAAEAMEDAQPLLIPIIENFGPHRKVLYLGNLPAAEDAHALQRANITECLNVSINIFPQDLTLDDGTEIRRYQIGMIDGPGNSPHLLAASVMTLQGLMHGYIEGKPHYPQHHCGNILIHCRGGRSRSVTVLALWMAAFCPDQFASFKDALDHIRTIRALPQSYPLPGMMALADDVLSNGLLPNMSR; the protein is encoded by the coding sequence TTGAAGCACAAGACATCCCGCCATGGCTTGCCAACCGACGTCGACGCCGCCGAAGCCATGGAAGACGCGCAACCCCTGCTGATCCCGATCATCGAGAATTTCGGCCCCCATCGTAAAGTGCTTTACCTTGGCAATTTGCCCGCAGCAGAGGATGCCCACGCCTTGCAGCGCGCCAATATCACAGAATGCCTCAACGTTTCGATCAATATTTTCCCGCAGGATTTGACCCTTGACGACGGAACCGAAATCCGCCGCTATCAGATCGGTATGATCGATGGGCCAGGCAACAGCCCCCATCTGCTGGCAGCATCGGTGATGACACTTCAAGGCCTGATGCATGGCTATATCGAAGGCAAGCCCCATTACCCTCAGCATCACTGCGGCAATATTCTCATTCATTGCCGGGGCGGCCGCTCTCGCTCCGTCACGGTTCTGGCGCTTTGGATGGCCGCTTTCTGCCCTGATCAATTCGCCTCCTTCAAAGACGCTCTGGATCATATCCGGACCATTCGCGCCCTTCCGCAAAGCTACCCCTTGCCCGGCATGATGGCGCTGGCCGATGACGTCCTGTCCAACGGACTGTTACCAAACATGAGCAGGTAG
- a CDS encoding substrate-binding domain-containing protein, translated as MNDKFVSASDVAKRAGVSRSAVSRTFTTGASVSEKTRRKVMTAAEELGYKVNLLARTLHMSRSDLVGVVGKNLSSPYISAQIDALSAALSKHDLQCILVNLAQVDGDITKSVERLLEYRVRTVVLLSGAAPDEVVRICAANGTRLVLINRTMPAAVAHADMIEADSATGGRLAARRLIQAGCQNVAVLVSASRTHAKRARAEAFIAEMDLNGVAVTQWREGPHCYETGADAARTLLAHPGIDGIFAVSDELALGALNTARHELGFSVPEDLSIIGFDDAPISGWSSHDLTTVRQSLSALTEATLQAVMGPANGPSSRRSIPVKLVERGSVR; from the coding sequence ATGAACGATAAATTCGTGTCGGCTTCCGATGTCGCCAAACGGGCGGGCGTATCCCGCTCGGCAGTTTCGCGCACCTTCACCACAGGGGCCAGCGTCTCGGAAAAGACACGGCGCAAGGTGATGACTGCCGCAGAAGAGCTGGGCTACAAGGTCAATCTGTTGGCCCGCACGCTACATATGAGCCGTTCCGATCTGGTGGGCGTTGTGGGCAAAAACCTCTCCAGCCCCTATATTTCCGCTCAGATCGATGCCTTGAGCGCCGCTTTGAGTAAGCATGACCTGCAGTGCATTCTGGTCAATTTGGCGCAGGTGGATGGCGACATCACCAAATCCGTCGAACGCCTGCTGGAATATCGAGTGCGCACCGTCGTGCTTCTTTCTGGCGCAGCGCCCGATGAAGTGGTTCGCATCTGTGCGGCCAATGGAACCCGGTTGGTCCTGATCAACCGCACCATGCCGGCCGCAGTAGCCCATGCAGATATGATCGAAGCGGATTCGGCAACGGGCGGACGATTGGCAGCCCGCAGGCTCATACAGGCAGGATGCCAAAATGTGGCCGTGCTGGTGTCCGCCTCACGCACCCATGCCAAACGGGCGCGCGCCGAAGCCTTCATTGCCGAAATGGATCTCAACGGCGTCGCAGTCACACAATGGCGCGAAGGCCCCCATTGTTATGAAACCGGAGCAGACGCAGCCCGGACCCTTCTTGCCCACCCCGGCATAGACGGCATCTTTGCCGTGAGCGACGAGCTGGCGCTGGGCGCCCTTAACACCGCCAGACATGAGCTGGGATTTTCGGTGCCTGAAGATCTATCCATCATCGGCTTTGATGATGCGCCCATTTCCGGCTGGTCCTCTCACGATTTGACCACGGTGCGGCAATCCCTGTCAGCTCTGACTGAAGCAACGCTGCAAGCTGTGATGGGGCCCGCCAATGGACCAAGCTCCCGCAGAAGCATCCCGGTAAAGCTCGTCGAACGCGGGTCGGTTCGTTAG
- a CDS encoding ArsB/NhaD family transporter translates to MENASEIASSAIFGWSPMIVATVILIAAYFFIITEKINRAIVSLLGAGLLVLLGVLNFELVIHGIDFNTIFLLTGMMVIVAITKESGVFQFVAIYTAKLVKANPRHLLIALAVVTAVFSALLDNVTTVLLVVPVTLLLTDQLKLKAYPFLFSQIFASNIGGTATLIGDPPNILIGSAVGLSFMDFVEWVSPIAIIVLIVCLIFFDFIWGRKMHAAEEDKQAMMQYNAFEAIEDKVLLTKSLITLALVLFGFIYGHGQGWEPGTIALTGAAFLLLLHTFGGKPEEQSHAVHSAFNQVEWETIFFFLGLFVLVAGVEHTGLLKIIAAKLLGITGTNVEFAGMIVLFASAILSSIVDNIPFVATMIPLLKAMQTDLGGPQAIEPLWWCLSLGACLGGNGTLIGASANVMVASFSERAGQRISFMQFLKLSFPLMMVTTIISAIYAYIVYF, encoded by the coding sequence ATGGAAAATGCCAGTGAAATAGCCTCAAGCGCTATTTTTGGATGGTCGCCCATGATTGTGGCGACTGTCATTCTGATTGCAGCTTACTTCTTCATCATCACTGAAAAAATAAACCGGGCAATTGTCTCCCTATTGGGTGCAGGTTTGCTGGTTTTGCTTGGTGTCTTGAATTTTGAGCTTGTTATTCACGGAATTGACTTCAATACAATCTTTCTGCTCACAGGTATGATGGTCATTGTCGCCATAACCAAAGAGTCGGGGGTTTTTCAGTTTGTTGCCATCTATACAGCTAAGTTAGTCAAGGCAAATCCAAGACATTTGCTCATCGCGCTCGCGGTGGTAACTGCTGTATTTTCAGCCTTGCTTGACAATGTGACTACGGTTCTTCTTGTTGTTCCCGTAACATTGCTGCTGACTGACCAGCTAAAGCTCAAGGCTTATCCCTTTCTATTTTCGCAAATTTTTGCTTCCAACATCGGTGGTACTGCCACGTTGATTGGTGACCCGCCGAACATTCTGATCGGGTCGGCCGTTGGCCTCAGCTTTATGGATTTTGTAGAATGGGTCAGCCCGATTGCAATCATTGTCCTTATTGTCTGCCTCATATTCTTTGATTTTATCTGGGGTCGCAAGATGCATGCGGCTGAGGAAGATAAACAGGCGATGATGCAGTATAATGCGTTCGAGGCGATTGAAGACAAGGTTCTTCTGACCAAATCGTTGATTACGCTTGCCCTGGTTCTGTTCGGATTTATTTATGGACATGGACAGGGCTGGGAACCAGGTACAATTGCCCTCACCGGTGCTGCCTTTCTTCTATTGCTGCATACCTTTGGTGGCAAACCAGAAGAGCAATCCCATGCTGTGCACTCGGCCTTCAATCAGGTTGAATGGGAGACGATCTTTTTCTTCCTGGGCTTGTTCGTACTGGTTGCTGGCGTAGAGCATACGGGACTGTTGAAAATCATTGCAGCCAAGCTTCTAGGCATCACAGGTACAAATGTGGAATTTGCGGGGATGATTGTTCTGTTTGCCTCTGCGATTTTGTCTTCTATTGTCGATAATATTCCATTCGTGGCAACGATGATCCCATTGCTTAAAGCAATGCAGACAGATCTGGGCGGGCCTCAGGCCATCGAGCCTCTGTGGTGGTGCTTGTCGCTGGGTGCATGCCTTGGGGGCAACGGCACTTTGATTGGCGCCAGTGCAAACGTTATGGTTGCCAGCTTCTCAGAACGAGCTGGACAGCGCATTTCTTTCATGCAGTTCCTCAAGCTGTCTTTCCCGCTGATGATGGTTACGACCATTATTTCAGCGATTTACGCCTATATCGTCTATTTCTGA
- a CDS encoding CBS domain-containing protein has protein sequence MPCEDAMIKKVISLTPDMIVEDALHILEHEKIRTAPVISSNDILLGMFGFMSIMKQVLPVSVTMTNGLEHLDFARGAKPDIAKRINQIKSKTVESAMEQDPFTISPDLSVWEGILKLTKHGSPLPVVENGTNKFLGLLTEQSAISEVELIVSSSS, from the coding sequence GTGCCTTGTGAAGACGCAATGATAAAAAAGGTGATCAGTCTAACTCCTGATATGATTGTCGAAGATGCCTTGCATATTCTCGAACATGAAAAAATCAGAACTGCTCCCGTGATTTCTAGCAATGACATTCTTTTGGGCATGTTTGGTTTCATGTCCATTATGAAACAAGTGCTACCCGTTTCTGTTACTATGACCAACGGCCTTGAACATTTGGATTTTGCGCGAGGTGCCAAACCTGACATCGCAAAGCGGATTAATCAAATAAAGTCCAAAACGGTCGAGTCTGCCATGGAACAGGATCCGTTTACCATCAGTCCAGACCTGTCGGTTTGGGAAGGTATTCTTAAGCTGACCAAACACGGCAGCCCCTTGCCGGTCGTCGAGAATGGAACAAATAAGTTTCTAGGCCTTTTGACGGAACAGTCCGCCATTTCAGAAGTGGAACTTATCGTATCCAGTTCTTCCTGA